From Paracoccus aminovorans, one genomic window encodes:
- the ahcY gene encoding adenosylhomocysteinase produces the protein MTDHIIRDISLAGYGRKELDIAETEMPGLMALRAEYGEAKPLQGARIAGSLHMTVQTAVLIETLVALGAEVRWASCNIFSTQDHAAAAIAAAGIPVFAIKGETLPEYWSYTDRIFQFAEGTANMILDDGGDATMYVLLGARVEAGETGLIDVPTSEEEEALFAQIRKRLEASPGWFTAQRDAIQGVSEETTTGVHRLYDLHKKGLLPFPAINVNDSVTKSKFDNKYGCKESLVDGIRRATDVMMAGKVAVVCGYGDVGKGSAASLRGAGARVKVTEVDPICALQAAMDGFEVVLLEDVVASADIFVTTTGNKDVIRIEHMREMKDMAIVGNIGHFDNEIQVAALKNHKWTNVKEQVDMIEMPSGNRIILLSEGRLLNLGNATGHPSFVMSASFTNQVLAQIELWTKGDEYAPGVYILPKALDEKVARLHLAKIGVKLTELSSEQADYIGVTREGPFKPEHYRY, from the coding sequence ATGACCGACCACATCATCCGCGACATTTCCCTGGCCGGCTACGGCCGCAAGGAACTGGACATCGCCGAGACCGAAATGCCGGGCCTGATGGCGCTGCGCGCCGAATATGGCGAGGCGAAGCCGCTGCAGGGCGCCCGCATCGCCGGCAGCCTGCACATGACCGTGCAGACCGCCGTGCTGATCGAGACGCTGGTGGCGCTGGGCGCCGAGGTGCGCTGGGCGTCCTGCAACATCTTCTCGACCCAGGACCATGCCGCGGCGGCGATCGCGGCCGCCGGCATCCCGGTCTTTGCCATCAAGGGCGAGACGCTGCCGGAATACTGGTCCTATACCGACCGGATCTTCCAGTTCGCCGAGGGCACCGCGAACATGATCCTGGACGACGGCGGCGATGCGACCATGTATGTCCTGCTGGGCGCGCGGGTCGAGGCCGGCGAGACCGGGCTGATCGACGTCCCGACCAGCGAAGAGGAAGAGGCGCTGTTCGCCCAGATCCGCAAGCGGCTGGAAGCCTCGCCCGGCTGGTTCACCGCGCAGCGCGACGCGATCCAGGGCGTGTCCGAGGAAACCACCACCGGCGTGCACCGCCTCTACGACCTGCACAAGAAGGGGCTGCTGCCCTTCCCGGCGATCAACGTGAACGACAGCGTCACCAAGTCGAAATTCGACAACAAATACGGCTGCAAGGAATCGCTGGTGGACGGCATCCGCCGCGCCACCGACGTGATGATGGCCGGCAAGGTCGCCGTTGTCTGCGGCTATGGCGACGTCGGCAAGGGCTCGGCCGCGTCCCTGCGCGGCGCCGGCGCCCGGGTCAAGGTCACCGAGGTCGATCCGATCTGCGCCCTGCAGGCCGCCATGGACGGGTTCGAGGTGGTGCTGCTGGAGGATGTGGTCGCCAGCGCCGACATCTTCGTCACCACCACCGGCAACAAGGACGTGATCCGCATCGAGCACATGCGCGAGATGAAGGACATGGCCATCGTCGGCAACATCGGCCATTTCGACAACGAGATCCAGGTCGCCGCGCTCAAGAACCACAAGTGGACCAACGTCAAGGAACAGGTGGACATGATCGAGATGCCCTCGGGCAACCGCATCATCCTGCTGTCCGAGGGCCGGCTTCTGAACCTGGGCAACGCCACCGGCCATCCCAGCTTCGTCATGTCCGCCAGCTTCACCAATCAGGTGCTGGCGCAGATCGAGCTGTGGACCAAGGGCGATGAGTATGCGCCCGGCGTCTATATCCTGCCGAAGGCGCTGGACGAAAAGGTCGCCCGCCTGCACCTGGCCAAGATCGGCGTCAAGCTGACCGAGCTGTCCTCCGAGCAGGCCGATTACATCGGCGTCACCCGCGAAGGCCCGTTCAAGCCCGAACATTACCGCTATTGA